The following coding sequences lie in one Sesamum indicum cultivar Zhongzhi No. 13 linkage group LG9, S_indicum_v1.0, whole genome shotgun sequence genomic window:
- the LOC105170797 gene encoding neutral/alkaline invertase 3, chloroplastic: protein MAASEAALQVLFGAVPSQTYTNLRSTSLLSCKYSFKSQKCTSQKARGIFRIYAGSHVIRKTDGTFRGGQNNQSKPLRCNCTGAESVWEASRDDGSKGVVNGVAKDLDNQSLEATQHFKYEKEDLLSNDKLASDTAVGKTFSGAGANSLEDEAWNLLRASMVYYCGNPVGTIAANDPSDSNTLNYDQVFIRDFIPSGIAFLLKGEYEIVRNFILHTLQLQSWEKTMDCHSPGQGLMPASFKVRVVPLDGDDSATEEVLDPDFGEAAIGRVAPVDSGLWWIILLRAYGKCSGDLSVQERIDVQTGIKMILKLCLADGFDMFPTLLVTDGSCMIDRRMGIHGHPLEIQALFYSALLCAREMLAPEDASADLVRALNNRLVALSIHIREYYWIDMKKLNEIYRYKTEEYSFDAVNKFNIYPDQIPPWLVEWMPNKGGYLIGNLQPAHMDFRFFSLGNLWAIVCSLATADQSHAILDLIEAKWSDLVADMPLKICYPALEGQEWRIITGSDPKNTPWSYHNGGSWPTLIWQLTVACIKMNRPEIAEKAIRAAEKRLARDKWPEYYDSKGARFIGKQAHLFQTWSIAGYLVAKLLIANPSAANILINMEDAELLSVFSWALNANPRGKRSRKGPKQSFII from the exons ATGGCTGCTTCAGAAGCAGCCTTACAAGTTCTGTTTGGGGCAGTACCATCGCAAACTTATACAAACTTGAGATCAACTTCACTGCTTTCCTGTAAGTATAGCTTCAAGAGCCAAAAATGCACATCACAAAAGGCCCGGGGGATTTTTCGAATTTATGCGGGAAGCCATGTGATTAGAAAGACAGATGGTACTTTTCGAGGGGgacaaaataatcaatcaaaacCTCTGCGTTGCAATTGCACTGGGGCTGAAAGTGTTTGGGAGGCTTCTAGGGATGATGGAAGTAAAGGAGTGGTCAATGGTGTGGCCAAGGATCTTGATAATCAAAGTCTTGAGGCAACACAGCATTTCAAATATGAAAAGGAAGATCTTCTGTCTAATGATAAATTAGCATCAGATACAGCAGTGGGTAAGACCTTTAGTGGAGCTGGTGCAAACTCTTTGGAGGATGAAGCATGGAATTTGTTGCGAGCATCAATGGTGTATTATTGTGGCAATCCAGTTGGAACCATCGCTGCTAATGATCCAAGTGACTCAAACACTCTCAACTATGATCAAGTGTTTATTCGTGATTTTATACCTTCTGGGATCGCTTTCCTATTAAAGGGAGAATATGAAATTGTTAGGAACTTTATCCTTCACACTTTGCAGCTGCAG AGTTGGGAAAAAACCATGGATTGCCATAGTCCTGGACAAGGACTAATGCCAGCAAGTTTTAAAGTGCGTGTTGTGCCTCTAGATGGTGATGATTCTGCTACTGAAGAGGTCTTAGATCCTGACTTTGGTGAAGCAGCAATTGGTCGGGTAGCACCAGTTGATTCTG GTTTGTGGTGGATCATATTGTTACGCGCATATGGAAAATGCTCTGGAGACCTTTCAGTCCAGGAAAGGATTGATGTACAGACAGGCATTAAGATGATTTTAAAGCTTTGTTTAGCAGATGGTTTCGATATGTTTCCAACTTTACTGGTAACAGATGGATCATGCATGATAGACCGTCGCATGGGTATCCATGGCCACCCACTTGAAATTCAG GCGTTATTCTATTCAGCTCTGCTGTGTGCACGCGAGATGCTTGCCCCGGAGGATGCTTCTGCTGACCTTGTCAGGGCGCTTAACAATCGTTTAGTAGCTTTATCGATTCACATCCGAGAGTACTATTGGATTGACATGAAGAAGCTGAATGAAATTTATCGATACAAGACAGAAGAGTACTCTTTTGATGCGGTTAACAAGTTCAACATCTACCCAGATCAAATTCCTCCGTGGCTTGTGGAATGGATGCCAAACAAAGGAGGCTATCTTATCGGAAACCTGCAGCCTGCACACATGGACTTCCGTTTCTTTTCACTGGGAAATTTGTGGGCTATAGTCTGCAGTCTCGCTACAGCAGATCAGTCACACGCGATATTAGATCTTATTGAAGCCAAATGGTCTGATCTAGTGGCTGACATGCCGCTAAAAATTTGTTACCCTGCTCTAGAGGGCCAGGAATGGCGAATAATCACGGGCAGCGATCCAAAAAACAC TCCTTGGTCTTACCACAATGGAGGTTCCTGGCCAACCTTGATCTGGCAG CTGACTGTGGCGTgcataaaaatgaatagacCAGAGATTGCTGAAAAGGCGATCAGAGCTGCTGAAAAACGTTTAGCGAGAGACAAGTGGCCTGAATACTATGACAGTAAAGGAGCAAGATTCATAGGGAAACAGGCACACCTCTTCCAGACCTGGTCTATTGCCGGATATCTGGTGGCAAAACTCCTTATTGCAAACCCGAGTGCTGCAAATATCTTAATTAACATGGAGGATGCAGAGCTACTGAGTGTCTTTTCTTGGGCACTAAATGCTAATCCAAGGGGAAAACGTTCCCGAAAAGGACCAAAGCAGAGCTTCATCATATGA